From Methanosarcina lacustris Z-7289, one genomic window encodes:
- a CDS encoding CBS domain-containing protein, protein MELTPIQKDIIITLINLQRQKDRAIKGEEIAEVIQRNPGTVRNQMQLLKALGLVEGVPGPKGGYKPTGGAYDSLRIQQLKNESVVPLYKNNVIVNGATAAEISFTTVRNPDACNGIIRVIGNTKDFVMDDKIQVGPTPVNRLIVRGEVTGRDDTNNAILFNITEMISLPKKHVKHYMKYPPLLVNSNASIQEATRLFIRNNVHGTPVEDKGKIVGIITYTDIAHAIAQGKPNVKVKDIMTKELITVDGDMQLYDVVKLFHKYNVGRLIVTINGVPKGTLSKTDVLNELAVY, encoded by the coding sequence ATGGAACTCACTCCGATTCAAAAAGATATTATAATTACATTAATCAACCTTCAGCGGCAAAAAGACCGGGCGATTAAAGGGGAAGAAATTGCCGAAGTTATCCAGAGAAACCCTGGGACAGTCCGCAACCAGATGCAATTATTAAAGGCTCTCGGACTTGTTGAAGGTGTGCCCGGGCCAAAGGGAGGGTATAAACCAACAGGGGGAGCATATGATTCATTACGCATCCAGCAGTTGAAAAACGAATCCGTCGTCCCTCTTTACAAGAATAATGTAATTGTTAATGGGGCTACAGCTGCAGAAATCAGCTTCACGACCGTCCGGAATCCCGATGCCTGTAATGGGATAATCAGGGTAATAGGAAATACCAAGGACTTTGTAATGGACGATAAGATTCAGGTCGGTCCAACACCAGTAAACCGCCTCATAGTCCGTGGAGAAGTTACGGGAAGGGACGATACCAATAACGCAATCCTTTTTAACATTACAGAAATGATCTCCCTGCCTAAAAAGCATGTCAAACATTATATGAAGTATCCTCCGCTGCTTGTGAATTCCAATGCCAGTATTCAGGAAGCAACAAGACTTTTTATCCGGAATAACGTACACGGAACTCCTGTGGAAGACAAAGGAAAAATCGTAGGGATAATTACCTATACTGATATTGCACATGCCATTGCCCAGGGAAAACCAAATGTAAAGGTTAAAGATATAATGACAAAAGAGCTGATAACTGTTGATGGAGACATGCAGCTCTATGATGTTGTAAAACTCTTCCATAAATATAATGTGGGAAGGCTTATTGTAACAATCAACGGAGTTCCAAAAGGAACCCTGTCAAAAACCGATGTGCTGAATGAACTAGCTGTGTATTGA